Below is a window of Flavobacteriales bacterium DNA.
AATGTAGAGATCCTGGTGCATCTTGCGACTGGCGTGTCTCCCGATAAGATGATCGATGCGCTGTATGCTTTCACGGATTGTGAGGTATCCATTTCTCCCAATACCTGCGTGATTGAAAAGGACAAACCGCGGTTTGTTGGCGTCAGCGAGATATTGAAGATATCCACGGATAATACGCTTCATCTGCTCAAGCGTGAGTTGGAGATCAAGAAAGGTGAACTGGAGGAGCAGTGGCACTTCGCGTCACTGGAGAAGATATTTATCGAGAAGCGCATTTACCGTAAGATCGAGGATTGCGAAACCTGGGAAGAAATTCTCTCTACCATTCATAAAGGTTTAAAACCTTATGTCAAAAACCTTATCAGGGAAGTGACCGATGAGGATGTGACCAGGCTTACCGAGATACGAATCAAACGTATTTCCAGGTTCGACAGCTTTAAAGCGGATGAGCTGATCAAGAAGCTGGAGGAAGAGTTGAAGGTAGTGCGTCATCACCTGAAAAACCTCGTGGATTTCGCAATTGATTATTTCAAGAACCTGAAGAAGAAGTACGGGGAAGGAAAGGAACGGAAGACGGAGATCAAAACGTTTGATACCATTCAGGCAACAAAGGTTGCAGTGGCCAATACCAAGCTTTATGTAAACCGCGAAGAAGGGTTTATCGGTCACGGACTAAAGAAAACCGAATCCGATTATGTCTGCGATTGTTCGGATATTGACGACATCATCGTCTTCCGTGAAGATGGTAAGATGATCATTACGCGTATCACGGACAAGGCTTTTGTCGGAAAAGGCATTATATATGTTGATGTCTGGAAGAAGGGTGATGAGCGAACGGTTTATAACGTGATCTACCAGGATGGCAAGGCCGGTGGTGGCATGGTGAAAAGGTTTGCGGTAACCGGTATCACCAGAGACAAAGAGTATGACCTGACCCGGGGAAAGGACGGATCACGTATCCTTTATTTCTCAGCCAATCCTAATGGAGAAGCCGAAGTGGTCACCGTGCATTTGCGTCCCAAACCCAGTTTGCGCAGGACGAGCATGGATCTCGATTTTTCAGAGGTGATCATCAAAGGCCGTGGTGCTGCCGGCAATATTGTGACGAAAAATGCGATCCGTAAGATCGTGAAGAAGGAGGAAGGCGTCTCTACACTCAGTGCCCGTAAAATATGGTTTGATGAGGTGGTGCATCGTTTGAATACAGAGGGCCGTGGCACCTACCTTGGCGAATTCAGCGGCGAGGATAAGATTTTTGTTATTAACCAGTCCGGTACCTTCGAGATTTAT
It encodes the following:
- a CDS encoding DNA gyrase/topoisomerase IV subunit A, producing the protein MEEENQPLDANPGEGSTENVIHLSGMYKEWFLDYASYVILERAVPAMEDGLKPVQRRILHSMRELEDGRYHKVANLIGHTMKYHPHGDASIGDALVQLGQKELLIDMQGNWGNILTGDGAAAPRYIEARLTKFALEVVFNNKTTEWLASYDGRGKEPVHLPVKFPLLLAQGAEGIAVGLSTRVMPHNFNELIDASIRVLRGQNPNFVPDFPTGGMADFTNYNDGQRGGKIRVRARIAKDDNKTLRIHEIPFGTTTSSLIESIIKANDKGKIKVRKIEDNTAENVEILVHLATGVSPDKMIDALYAFTDCEVSISPNTCVIEKDKPRFVGVSEILKISTDNTLHLLKRELEIKKGELEEQWHFASLEKIFIEKRIYRKIEDCETWEEILSTIHKGLKPYVKNLIREVTDEDVTRLTEIRIKRISRFDSFKADELIKKLEEELKVVRHHLKNLVDFAIDYFKNLKKKYGEGKERKTEIKTFDTIQATKVAVANTKLYVNREEGFIGHGLKKTESDYVCDCSDIDDIIVFREDGKMIITRITDKAFVGKGIIYVDVWKKGDERTVYNVIYQDGKAGGGMVKRFAVTGITRDKEYDLTRGKDGSRILYFSANPNGEAEVVTVHLRPKPSLRRTSMDLDFSEVIIKGRGAAGNIVTKNAIRKIVKKEEGVSTLSARKIWFDEVVHRLNTEGRGTYLGEFSGEDKIFVINQSGTFEIYGNEISTHFENDLVLIEKYKPNRVVTAVYFDGEKQLYYVKRFTMDTGIKKSIFIPEDKDSRLERVTTNPQPSAELTFYKDKGKDREPEQVALVEFIGEKSYKAKGKML